The following coding sequences are from one bacterium SCSIO 12741 window:
- a CDS encoding MarC family protein: MTESLLNEFTTLFAVIDPVGTFPVFLAATALHSKAESRKIAFRAALIAGLVLLFFALAGQGLLEYLEIPLLVFQISGGVILFMFALTMIFGESKPEDEINHIEKKKDIAVYPIAIPSIASPGAIMAIVLLTDTNRHSWDEQFVTIGLMLVVLGITLALMLLAGWLKKIIGDSGATIISRIMGLLLAAMAANFILSGLKEYF; the protein is encoded by the coding sequence ATGACAGAATCTCTTCTTAACGAGTTTACCACGCTTTTTGCGGTAATCGATCCCGTCGGAACCTTTCCTGTTTTTTTGGCTGCTACCGCTTTGCACTCGAAAGCAGAATCCCGCAAAATTGCTTTCCGGGCTGCGCTCATTGCTGGATTGGTTCTCCTGTTTTTCGCATTGGCTGGTCAGGGACTGCTGGAATACCTCGAAATTCCACTGTTGGTTTTTCAGATTTCAGGCGGGGTGATTCTTTTCATGTTTGCCCTCACCATGATATTTGGAGAGAGTAAACCCGAGGATGAAATCAATCACATTGAGAAGAAGAAAGACATTGCGGTTTATCCCATTGCCATTCCGTCCATTGCTTCACCGGGGGCGATTATGGCTATTGTTTTGTTAACGGATACCAATCGTCATTCCTGGGATGAACAATTCGTTACCATAGGTTTGATGTTGGTTGTTTTGGGAATCACCCTGGCCTTGATGTTACTGGCTGGCTGGTTGAAAAAGATAATCGGAGATAGTGGAGCTACGATTATTAGCCGGATCATGGGATTGCTGCTGGCAGCCATGGCGGCAAACTTTATTCTTAGTGGGTTAAAAGAGTATTTCTAA
- a CDS encoding CAP domain-containing protein gives MKKSALLLIFMVCLSAWAQQPSDPFDYENPNLNYLEFLTWNEINELRQQKGRDNLAPDSLLLLAARDHAGYMDRTGKQSHFQKGEKAKSDPQRRIEFFGCAHVLAGENILYLPAEPNIQVRFKSGNKELKSYQDYAQAMADVWKNSKPHYANILSRDYSIAALALAYNAETKSLYGVQVFGQITGIHPQTQTNNDFPYFDPPVVQKKN, from the coding sequence ATGAAAAAATCGGCGCTGCTTCTCATTTTCATGGTCTGTCTTTCGGCCTGGGCACAACAGCCTTCTGATCCTTTCGATTACGAAAATCCAAACCTCAACTATTTGGAGTTTCTAACCTGGAATGAGATCAATGAACTGCGCCAACAAAAGGGGCGTGATAACCTCGCTCCCGATTCGCTCTTGCTTCTGGCTGCCCGGGATCATGCTGGTTACATGGATAGGACGGGTAAGCAAAGTCACTTTCAAAAAGGGGAGAAGGCCAAGTCGGATCCACAGCGCCGCATTGAATTTTTTGGGTGTGCCCATGTATTGGCCGGTGAGAACATTTTATACCTACCTGCAGAGCCCAATATTCAAGTTCGATTCAAATCGGGAAACAAGGAGCTAAAAAGCTATCAGGATTATGCCCAAGCCATGGCCGATGTGTGGAAGAATTCGAAGCCGCATTATGCCAACATTCTCAGCCGGGATTATAGCATTGCAGCTTTGGCTCTGGCTTACAATGCCGAGACCAAAAGTTTGTACGGCGTTCAAGTGTTTGGGCAAATAACCGGGATTCATCCTCAAACCCAAACGAACAACGACTTCCCGTATTTCGATCCACCTGTCGTTCAAAAAAAAAACTAA
- a CDS encoding tetratricopeptide repeat protein yields the protein MNPNAHIRKGLFILALLSFTLSSFSTTLDSLENRIGQLLEVDQKSELIETYLALGMEYYYAGELNEAINQSVKAINQLNNQLPPDLHGRAFLHLANYQIETNQYTNALKNLHHSYELYSKAEQKDKQAIVLGNIAVVFEKLNNTELALEYNLRSLNLKRELGDSTTLTASYTNIGNIYMDMRKYEMSMRYYQKALELDSLNQDLRSISADYNNIGYLYSKLHDYRQSLHYYNKTLEIDQQLNDIYGQCIASGNIATSLYNLGDLKKAEEMAFASLDLAKQAGTIKYISENYDLLSKIAVSRGDQEQAYHYLKEHSRYKDSIYEQERAQEIAQIQRVMESGPNENQMNAYEENAEMDWQNFILFGLTILLFSFVAFLLILWISKLK from the coding sequence GTGAATCCCAACGCCCATATACGCAAAGGACTCTTTATTCTGGCACTGCTCAGTTTCACGCTTTCGAGCTTTTCGACTACCCTCGACAGCCTGGAAAATCGAATTGGTCAGTTGCTTGAAGTAGATCAAAAGTCCGAACTCATTGAGACCTATCTGGCCCTGGGGATGGAATACTACTATGCCGGGGAACTGAATGAAGCCATCAACCAATCTGTAAAAGCCATAAATCAGCTTAACAATCAGCTTCCTCCAGATTTGCATGGACGAGCATTTCTGCATTTGGCCAATTACCAGATTGAAACGAATCAATATACCAATGCCCTAAAGAACCTGCACCATTCTTATGAATTGTATAGCAAGGCAGAGCAAAAGGACAAACAGGCCATTGTACTGGGCAACATTGCTGTGGTGTTTGAAAAACTGAACAACACTGAATTGGCCCTGGAGTACAACCTACGATCCCTCAATCTAAAGCGAGAATTGGGCGACTCCACTACCCTAACGGCGAGCTACACCAATATCGGCAACATTTACATGGACATGCGGAAGTATGAAATGTCGATGCGTTACTACCAAAAAGCACTGGAGCTTGATTCACTGAATCAGGATTTGAGATCCATCAGCGCTGATTACAACAACATTGGCTACCTCTACTCCAAGTTGCACGACTACCGCCAGTCTCTGCATTACTACAACAAGACCCTCGAAATCGACCAGCAGCTAAACGATATATATGGTCAGTGCATTGCCTCCGGAAACATTGCTACCTCCCTGTACAATTTGGGAGATTTGAAAAAAGCCGAAGAAATGGCCTTTGCCAGTTTAGATCTGGCTAAACAAGCTGGCACCATTAAGTACATTTCCGAGAATTATGATCTGTTGAGCAAAATAGCCGTTTCGAGAGGAGACCAGGAACAAGCCTACCATTACTTAAAAGAACATTCCCGCTACAAAGACAGCATCTACGAGCAGGAGCGTGCTCAGGAAATTGCCCAAATACAACGGGTAATGGAATCCGGGCCCAACGAAAATCAAATGAATGCCTATGAAGAAAACGCCGAAATGGACTGGCAAAACTTCATTTTATTTGGCTTAACCATCCTACTTTTTTCTTTCGTTGCCTTCCTACTTATCCTGTGGATCAGCAAATTGAAATAG
- a CDS encoding PorT family protein, which yields MALLRRILVVLVLVFMVKLASGQILIALLFGDKLNSEKVEFGLNVGLNGSSLDYFQDHYRFGANFGLYFNLKIKEKIWFSPSIMMLYPAGGARLSPYPTGDTILDQSLNEATVRRDLRYLSVPLLFRAYYYKGFYAELGPQFMLLTSATDHFEQSGEIGKLQFDRDIIDSMNRFDGGICIGLGYKVPRKDGMTFGGHFYYGASNIYKDSSFADHRNTLFSFHLGIPIGAKHKEDKKD from the coding sequence ATGGCTCTTTTGCGTCGAATCCTGGTAGTTCTTGTCCTGGTCTTTATGGTCAAGTTGGCATCTGGTCAAATTCTGATCGCCCTCTTGTTTGGCGATAAACTGAATTCTGAAAAAGTAGAATTCGGTCTGAATGTTGGACTCAACGGAAGTTCATTGGACTATTTTCAAGACCACTATCGGTTTGGGGCCAATTTTGGTTTGTATTTCAATCTAAAAATCAAGGAAAAAATCTGGTTTAGCCCCTCGATTATGATGCTGTATCCAGCAGGAGGAGCCCGACTATCGCCCTATCCTACTGGGGATACTATTTTGGATCAATCACTCAATGAAGCTACCGTGCGAAGAGATTTACGCTACCTCAGCGTCCCGCTGTTGTTTCGAGCTTACTACTACAAGGGATTTTATGCCGAACTGGGGCCTCAGTTCATGTTGTTGACTTCGGCCACAGATCACTTTGAGCAAAGTGGTGAGATTGGAAAACTGCAATTTGATCGTGATATAATCGATAGCATGAATCGATTTGATGGTGGAATTTGTATTGGTTTGGGTTATAAAGTTCCGCGTAAAGATGGAATGACCTTTGGTGGGCACTTCTACTACGGTGCATCCAACATTTATAAGGATTCCAGCTTTGCCGATCATCGAAATACACTGTTTAGCTTTCATCTGGGAATTCCCATTGGGGCCAAGCATAAAGAAGATAAGAAGGATTAA
- a CDS encoding alkaline phosphatase D family protein, with translation MKYTLFSILFSLVFLTQVQAQSNLVKSGPMVGYSEMREVMVWIQTVAPAEVVLQYRSVDPASNWLHSQPVKTTQEHAFTAHLIADQVTPGMQYEYRVLVNGTTFSPTYPCTFKAQSLWQWRTDPPEFMFATGSCAFISEEEYDRPGKPYGGDYHIFKTMNRMHPEMMLWLGDNTYYREADYTTLTGMHYRNTHTRSLEELQPFLAQTHHYAIWDDHDYGPNDADRSFIYKERALEVFKDFWANPSYGLQDLPGVTGNFSYNDCEFFLMDNRYYRTPQYKKDSSFIWGKQQVEWLIDALKFSKSSFKFVVTGGQFLNPTQVYENHANYPQEREYLIRRIEEENIKNVVFLTGDRHHSEVCKLDLKNGQSIYDVTVSPLTSRAHSTLKEENPLRLESSLILERNFATLELSGKWGQRQLLITYYSSTGKKLYELTINQAGN, from the coding sequence ATGAAATACACCCTATTTTCAATTCTTTTCAGCCTGGTTTTCTTAACACAGGTTCAGGCCCAGTCAAACCTCGTAAAGTCTGGCCCCATGGTGGGTTACTCGGAAATGAGGGAAGTAATGGTTTGGATACAAACCGTTGCTCCAGCTGAAGTAGTGTTGCAATATCGATCGGTGGACCCGGCTTCGAATTGGCTGCATAGCCAACCGGTAAAAACTACCCAAGAACATGCCTTTACCGCTCACTTGATAGCCGATCAGGTAACTCCAGGAATGCAATACGAATACCGGGTGCTGGTCAATGGAACCACCTTCTCGCCTACCTATCCCTGTACCTTCAAAGCTCAGAGTCTGTGGCAATGGCGTACTGATCCACCTGAGTTTATGTTTGCTACCGGAAGCTGTGCGTTTATTTCAGAAGAAGAATACGATCGTCCCGGTAAACCGTATGGTGGAGACTACCACATTTTTAAAACGATGAACCGGATGCACCCGGAAATGATGCTTTGGTTGGGCGACAATACCTACTACCGCGAAGCAGATTACACCACCTTAACCGGAATGCATTACCGCAACACCCATACCCGATCATTAGAAGAGCTACAACCCTTTCTGGCCCAAACCCACCATTACGCCATTTGGGACGATCACGACTACGGCCCCAATGATGCAGATCGAAGTTTTATTTACAAGGAACGAGCACTTGAAGTGTTTAAAGATTTCTGGGCCAACCCTTCTTACGGCCTGCAAGACTTACCGGGTGTAACCGGGAACTTTTCCTACAACGATTGCGAATTCTTTTTGATGGACAACCGTTACTACCGCACTCCTCAATACAAAAAAGACAGCAGTTTTATTTGGGGTAAACAACAGGTGGAATGGTTGATTGATGCCCTAAAGTTCAGTAAATCGAGTTTTAAATTCGTCGTTACCGGTGGTCAGTTTCTCAACCCTACCCAGGTGTATGAAAACCACGCCAATTACCCTCAGGAAAGAGAGTACCTTATCCGCAGAATCGAAGAGGAAAACATCAAGAATGTAGTGTTTTTGACTGGAGATCGTCACCATAGCGAAGTTTGTAAGTTGGATTTGAAAAACGGACAAAGCATTTATGATGTTACCGTATCACCGCTCACTTCCAGGGCCCATTCCACACTAAAGGAAGAAAACCCCTTACGCCTGGAATCGAGTTTGATTTTGGAACGCAACTTTGCCACGCTCGAGCTCAGTGGAAAATGGGGGCAGCGTCAACTGTTGATTACCTACTATTCCAGTACGGGTAAGAAGCTCTATGAGCTAACGATTAATCAGGCTGGGAATTAA
- a CDS encoding putative DNA binding domain-containing protein, which yields MALFSSVRGNRVQVRMIRDLVVFLSVLIGVAGWLIYAEGGEVREEVMETNTTRVTQKAHSEFLGLIESYRRTIHLMRSWGEVGELSPADTAGLVRKMGPLLQEIPGLRSFRFAEPDGYGVWLIKQEAGIDIGVFTSFGKDPWHWYQVDSKNEVKPIDRDFSPDWTYASWLTGALNLDTSSRVYWSPPEINLLYDEAQISVSGIWHPPGSRARSVVAVDIWLSDVHHMLNELEVSPNAQVFLFDSTGNVLIPGRKIDRSQEGWRKQVFISPEFTDDVVLEKLLTQFPSRNPDNPFLVTRQQQKNWWFGFQKLNASRQGLYLGVVLPESDFIMEINSGERKIWFMSLALLVLGSLVVVWIVRRYSRQIKDLPQVHLESKTEAGGLLELIGKGESKHLEFKSTVRYNLHTQKNDKNMEKAWLKGIVGFLNTEGGIMLLGVADDGEILGIEQDGFENEDKCRLHIKNLISKQIGVHVLRYLSIRVIEYLGKEIALIECEEGKEPVYLKEGSEEAFYIRTGAASTKLSVAQVVDYVKDHF from the coding sequence ATGGCCCTTTTTTCTTCTGTTAGAGGCAATCGAGTTCAGGTTCGAATGATTCGAGACCTGGTTGTTTTTTTATCCGTACTCATTGGAGTAGCGGGTTGGCTCATTTATGCAGAAGGAGGCGAGGTGAGAGAAGAGGTGATGGAAACCAACACCACCCGAGTCACCCAGAAGGCCCATTCGGAGTTTTTGGGCTTGATTGAATCCTACCGCAGAACCATACACCTGATGAGATCATGGGGAGAAGTAGGTGAACTTTCTCCTGCAGACACGGCTGGTTTGGTTAGAAAAATGGGGCCCTTGCTTCAGGAAATTCCAGGACTGCGCTCCTTCCGTTTTGCCGAACCGGATGGTTATGGAGTTTGGCTGATCAAGCAGGAGGCTGGCATTGACATTGGAGTTTTTACCTCCTTCGGAAAAGATCCCTGGCATTGGTATCAGGTTGATTCCAAAAACGAAGTGAAGCCTATAGATCGTGACTTTAGCCCAGATTGGACCTATGCGTCCTGGTTAACAGGAGCCTTAAATTTGGATACCTCGAGTCGGGTTTACTGGTCTCCGCCAGAAATCAATTTGCTGTATGATGAGGCTCAAATTTCTGTTTCCGGAATTTGGCATCCTCCGGGAAGTCGCGCCCGATCGGTGGTGGCGGTTGATATTTGGTTGAGCGATGTTCACCACATGCTCAATGAGTTGGAAGTATCTCCCAATGCCCAGGTTTTTCTCTTTGACAGCACGGGCAATGTATTGATTCCCGGTCGTAAAATCGATCGGAGTCAGGAAGGGTGGAGAAAACAGGTTTTCATCTCTCCGGAGTTTACGGATGACGTGGTGCTCGAAAAGTTATTGACTCAATTCCCATCGCGCAATCCAGATAATCCCTTTCTGGTGACCCGCCAACAGCAGAAAAATTGGTGGTTTGGGTTTCAAAAGCTGAATGCTTCACGTCAGGGATTGTATTTAGGCGTTGTGCTCCCTGAATCGGATTTCATTATGGAGATCAATTCGGGAGAACGGAAGATTTGGTTTATGTCTCTGGCCTTATTGGTGTTAGGCTCACTGGTGGTGGTTTGGATTGTTCGTCGCTATTCCCGTCAAATCAAGGATTTACCTCAAGTTCATCTGGAAAGTAAAACAGAAGCAGGAGGATTGCTGGAGCTGATAGGTAAGGGGGAAAGCAAGCACCTGGAATTCAAATCCACGGTTCGCTACAACCTACACACCCAAAAGAACGACAAGAACATGGAGAAGGCCTGGTTGAAGGGAATTGTAGGCTTTCTTAATACCGAGGGCGGAATCATGCTTCTCGGTGTTGCCGATGATGGCGAAATTCTGGGCATTGAACAAGATGGCTTTGAGAATGAAGACAAATGCCGCCTGCATATCAAGAATCTGATATCCAAACAAATTGGGGTTCACGTGCTGCGCTACCTATCCATTCGGGTCATAGAATATTTGGGTAAGGAAATCGCTTTGATTGAGTGTGAAGAAGGGAAAGAACCGGTGTATTTAAAAGAGGGGAGTGAAGAGGCCTTTTACATTCGAACAGGAGCAGCAAGTACGAAGCTGTCGGTGGCACAGGTAGTGGATTATGTGAAGGACCACTTCTAA